The following is a genomic window from Verrucomicrobiia bacterium.
CGCGCCCGGTATGGAGGCGCGACCTCGTCCGCGCTGCGCCCCGTGCGCGCAGCATCTGCTTGCAACTGGGGCCAGTCAGCCGCGGGCAAAGCGGGAGCGCCGGCCCAGAACAGCAGGGCCAGAGGCAGCAGGCACTGCAGGACGCGGCCGTGTCTCATGGCAGATTTACGCGGACGAGCAGGCCCTGCTTATTGCGGGCATAGACGCAATCGCCGGCCACCAGGGGCGCGGTCCAGCAGTCCCCGCTCAAGATTTGGACCCGGCCAGCCTCGCGATATCCCTCGGGGGACGGCACCACCATTAACAGCTCCCCCTTGGCAGTGAGCACCAACAGCCGCTCATCCACCAGCGTCAGGTTGCCGAAACCAAACCCTTCACGCGCCCAGACCACTTCGCCGTCACGCAGACGCAGACACCGCAGCTCGCAGCGGGGGCCATCCTGCTGATTGCCGTGGATGCCGTAAACATGCTCTCCCACCACGGCCAAATTCGAGAAGTGGCAGCGCAGGTTCTTATTGTACCAAACAGGATTGGACTTGCCCAGCTCGACCAATTGCACCCCGAAGCCGTACCCGCCACTCAGGAGCACACGATTGCCGATGAGCAGCGGCTGGGTGGAGGTGACTCCATAAGGCACTTTCCAGGGCGTGGACCACACCACCTTTCCGTCGGCGGGATCCACGATGACCCATTGGTTTTCATTGGCAAGCGACACGAGCTTCCGTCCGTTGAACGTCACGGGTTGGGGGGTGGTGTAGCCGGAAGTGCCCACCGGCTCGTTCTTCCAGACTGTGGAAGGCCGCGGGGGGCTTTTCCAGGCGGTTTCGCCGGTGGCGGCGCGCACCGCCAGGCCGTGATCTCCCACCGACCAGATCAGCAGGCCGTCCCAGGGCAGCGGCGAGCCGCTGAAGCCCCAGTAGGGCGGCTTTTCCCCGATTTCGGCCGGCACGTCCCGCCACCACCGCAGC
Proteins encoded in this region:
- a CDS encoding PQQ-like beta-propeller repeat protein; translation: MKPRLPRHTFVSALADRLRLARLVFLAALVAGLQSKAHGADRWDWTQRLPTVAWRAEVGAGFASVATHDGLVIAFGNVADEDWISALDAASGQLRWRYRYPCRAMGIAKPDEAGPRVTPCVQAGMVYTMSRDGRLLCLEAATGALRWWRDVPAEIGEKPPYWGFSGSPLPWDGLLIWSVGDHGLAVRAATGETAWKSPPRPSTVWKNEPVGTSGYTTPQPVTFNGRKLVSLANENQWVIVDPADGKVVWSTPWKVPYGVTSTQPLLIGNRVLLSGGYGFGVQLVELGKSNPVWYNKNLRCHFSNLAVVGEHVYGIHGNQQDGPRCELRCLRLRDGEVVWAREGFGFGNLTLVDERLLVLTAKGELLMVVPSPEGYREAGRVQILSGDCWTAPLVAGDCVYARNKQGLLVRVNLP